Proteins co-encoded in one Kutzneria chonburiensis genomic window:
- a CDS encoding alpha/beta fold hydrolase, which yields MIVNVNGVEIEADTFGEPGRAAVLLLSGATDSKEFWRPEFCQRLAEKTGLVIRYDMRDTGQSTTYPVGEPGYTLHDLAADAVALLDHFEVRRAHVVGFSMGGAVAQILGISHADRVASLTLMATSSGEPDLPEPTDRIKAFFDADKPTDGVEAALAGWRAHAAQSVPFDETAARERIRHDRARAKNIEAATNVFKTERIDNWYPRLGEIGAPTLVIQNDEDPLFTAAHGESLAKAIPGAELLTLKQVGHELPPRAWDTVIDAIAEMATDDWDLRADRLAAQSIAVGDPTGWFDRLYGEGVRGEVLMPWNRQHPHPILAEYLDGKTGKGKGLVVGCGLGVDAEFLRGKGFDTTAFDVSETAIEVARERHPGIDFQVADLFNLPPEWLRAFDFIVEIFTVQALPESVRDKATAAVGSLLAPGGTLFVVAVSRDEGTIADGPPWPLTRSQVDGFAVDGVTPVSVEERDQRWIGVFTR from the coding sequence TCAATGTCAACGGCGTCGAGATCGAGGCGGACACGTTCGGGGAGCCGGGGCGGGCGGCGGTGTTGCTGCTGTCCGGCGCGACCGACTCGAAGGAGTTCTGGCGGCCCGAGTTCTGCCAACGCCTGGCCGAGAAGACCGGGCTGGTCATCCGCTACGACATGCGGGACACCGGCCAGTCGACGACGTACCCGGTGGGCGAACCGGGCTACACGCTGCACGACCTGGCCGCCGACGCGGTGGCGCTGCTGGATCACTTCGAGGTGCGGCGGGCCCACGTGGTCGGCTTCTCGATGGGCGGCGCGGTGGCGCAGATCCTCGGCATCAGCCACGCCGACCGGGTGGCCTCGCTGACGCTGATGGCCACCAGCTCCGGCGAGCCGGACCTGCCCGAACCGACCGACCGCATCAAGGCGTTCTTCGACGCGGACAAGCCGACCGACGGGGTCGAAGCGGCGCTGGCCGGCTGGCGCGCCCACGCGGCGCAGTCGGTGCCGTTCGACGAGACGGCGGCGCGGGAGCGCATCCGCCACGATCGGGCCCGGGCCAAGAACATCGAGGCCGCGACCAACGTGTTCAAGACCGAGCGCATCGACAACTGGTACCCGCGGCTGGGCGAGATCGGTGCGCCGACGCTGGTCATCCAGAACGACGAGGACCCGCTCTTCACCGCGGCGCACGGCGAGTCGCTGGCCAAGGCGATTCCGGGGGCGGAGCTGCTGACGCTCAAACAGGTCGGGCACGAGCTGCCGCCCCGCGCGTGGGACACGGTGATCGACGCGATCGCCGAGATGGCCACCGACGACTGGGACCTGCGTGCCGATCGCCTTGCCGCGCAGTCGATCGCGGTCGGCGACCCGACGGGATGGTTCGACCGCCTGTACGGCGAGGGCGTGCGCGGCGAGGTCCTGATGCCGTGGAACCGCCAGCACCCGCACCCGATCCTGGCCGAGTACCTCGACGGCAAGACCGGCAAGGGCAAGGGTCTTGTCGTCGGCTGCGGGCTCGGCGTCGACGCGGAGTTCCTGCGCGGCAAGGGGTTCGACACCACGGCGTTCGACGTCTCCGAGACGGCGATCGAGGTGGCCCGCGAGCGGCATCCCGGTATCGACTTCCAGGTCGCCGACCTGTTCAACCTGCCGCCGGAGTGGTTGCGGGCCTTCGACTTCATCGTCGAGATCTTCACCGTGCAGGCCCTGCCGGAGTCGGTGCGGGACAAGGCAACCGCCGCGGTCGGCAGCCTGCTCGCGCCCGGCGGCACGCTGTTCGTGGTCGCCGTGTCCCGTGACGAGGGCACGATCGCGGACGGCCCGCCGTGGCCGCTGACCCGAAGCCAGGTCGACGGGTTCGCGGTCGACGGCGTCACCCCGGTGTCCGTCGAGGAACGCGACCAGCGCTGGATCGGAGTCTTCACGCGATGA
- a CDS encoding serine hydrolase domain-containing protein — protein sequence MSLSSRGLARLYDTLRRHVDGGACPGLVSVISRRGETHVDVIGDVQRDTVFRVSSMTKPITAALAMVLVEQGRLRLDDPVDELLPELADRRVLTSIDAPLDDTVKADRPITVRDLLTFRLGWGGIFAPPGTHPVQAAAAELKLGLGDHPPRPAEPPEPDEWLRRFGTLPLLSQPGERWMYHAGSEVLGVLLARATGRTLGEAMREHLFEPLGMIDTGFHVPEHNLHRLRTSYGEGGQVFDPVDGQWSRPPAFEAGGGGLVATADDYLAFATMLLRNGKNGRDRILSRPSVELMTTDHLTAEQHATDGFWPGFFGEYRGWGFGVQVVTKRDQLWATPGRYGWDGGLGTSWHNDPAEELTAVLMTQQTAFPLTSALYLDFWNGVYASLDD from the coding sequence ATGAGCCTGTCCAGCCGGGGCCTGGCCCGCCTCTACGACACGCTCCGCCGGCATGTCGACGGCGGTGCCTGCCCCGGTCTGGTCAGCGTGATCAGCCGCCGCGGCGAGACCCACGTTGACGTGATCGGGGACGTCCAGCGGGACACCGTCTTCCGGGTCAGCTCCATGACCAAACCGATCACCGCGGCGCTGGCCATGGTGCTGGTGGAGCAGGGCCGGTTACGGCTGGACGACCCGGTCGACGAGCTGCTGCCCGAGCTGGCCGACCGCCGCGTGCTCACGTCGATCGACGCCCCGCTCGACGACACGGTGAAAGCCGACCGCCCCATCACGGTGCGGGACCTGCTGACGTTTCGCCTCGGCTGGGGCGGCATCTTCGCCCCGCCCGGCACCCATCCCGTGCAGGCCGCCGCGGCGGAGCTGAAACTGGGCCTCGGCGATCATCCGCCGCGCCCGGCCGAGCCGCCCGAGCCGGACGAGTGGCTGCGCCGGTTCGGCACGCTGCCGCTGCTCAGCCAGCCGGGGGAGCGGTGGATGTACCACGCGGGCTCGGAGGTGCTGGGCGTGCTGCTGGCCCGCGCCACCGGGCGCACGCTCGGCGAAGCCATGCGGGAGCACCTGTTCGAGCCGCTGGGCATGATCGACACCGGTTTCCACGTGCCGGAGCACAACCTGCACCGGCTCAGGACGAGCTACGGCGAGGGCGGCCAGGTCTTCGATCCCGTCGACGGCCAGTGGAGCCGGCCGCCGGCGTTCGAGGCCGGCGGCGGCGGGCTGGTCGCCACCGCCGACGACTACCTGGCCTTCGCGACCATGTTGCTGCGCAACGGAAAGAACGGCCGGGACCGGATACTGTCCCGGCCTTCGGTCGAGCTGATGACCACCGACCACCTCACCGCCGAGCAGCACGCCACCGACGGCTTCTGGCCCGGTTTCTTCGGCGAGTACCGGGGTTGGGGCTTCGGCGTGCAGGTCGTCACCAAACGTGACCAGCTGTGGGCCACGCCCGGCCGCTACGGCTGGGACGGCGGACTCGGCACGTCCTGGCACAACGACCCGGCCGAGGAGCTCACCGCCGTGCTGATGACCCAGCAGACCGCGTTTCCGCTGACTTCCGCGCTGTACCTGGACTTCTGGAACGGCGTCTACGCCTCACTGGACGACTGA
- a CDS encoding VOC family protein, with amino-acid sequence MELKLELVLLPVADVDRAKAFYAEKCGFAVHVDHRAGDTFRVVQMDPPGSACSIAFGVGITDAEPGTVKGLHLVVSDLAAVRESLAAKGLAVSEVRHMKDGWQPGVDPEHTDYNSFADFADPDGNTWVLQEKGYQSSSEA; translated from the coding sequence GTGGAACTGAAGCTGGAGCTCGTGTTGCTGCCGGTTGCCGATGTTGACCGGGCCAAGGCGTTCTACGCCGAGAAGTGCGGCTTCGCCGTGCACGTCGACCACCGGGCCGGCGACACCTTCCGGGTGGTGCAGATGGATCCGCCGGGCTCGGCCTGCTCGATCGCGTTCGGCGTCGGCATCACCGACGCCGAACCGGGCACGGTCAAGGGCCTGCACCTGGTCGTGAGTGACCTCGCCGCGGTACGGGAATCGTTGGCGGCCAAGGGATTGGCCGTCAGCGAGGTCCGGCACATGAAGGACGGCTGGCAGCCCGGCGTCGACCCGGAGCACACCGACTACAACTCGTTCGCCGACTTCGCCGACCCGGACGGCAACACGTGGGTGTTGCAGGAGAAGGGCTATCAGTCGTCCAGTGAGGCGTAG
- a CDS encoding acetoacetate decarboxylase family protein — protein MSEIGRRSVLASGIATVGAAAMAAPAVADPLPPNELLGYSLPLSPKGTANIVPEPPWHYAGDVVGVEFWTTPAAAQAALPAGLTPDPTTSGHAYALFIDWQWAGSQQEYLDPVRSQYSEFLILMDAQFQGRAVAWCPYIWVDNDAALARGWFQGFPKKMGSIRQTRAFAVPGQASPIVGPGGRFGASLSANGRRLAEAQITLQSPSATLPALGRPIVNLRHFPRLLAGQYRNPSVHELTQSVLDTPVVGNNWSGTSSLTFFAAPGEELADLAPVRTGAGFRGSLSYTVTTLKMLTGPDAG, from the coding sequence GTGTCCGAGATCGGGAGACGGAGCGTGCTGGCGAGCGGCATCGCCACCGTCGGCGCCGCGGCGATGGCGGCGCCGGCCGTGGCCGACCCGTTGCCGCCCAACGAACTGCTCGGCTACAGCCTGCCGCTGAGCCCGAAGGGCACGGCCAACATCGTGCCCGAGCCGCCGTGGCACTACGCCGGCGACGTGGTCGGCGTCGAGTTCTGGACCACGCCGGCCGCCGCGCAGGCCGCGCTGCCGGCCGGGCTGACCCCCGACCCCACCACCAGCGGCCACGCCTACGCGCTGTTCATCGACTGGCAGTGGGCCGGTTCCCAGCAGGAGTACCTGGATCCGGTGCGCAGCCAGTACTCCGAGTTCCTGATCCTGATGGACGCCCAGTTCCAGGGCCGGGCCGTGGCCTGGTGCCCGTACATCTGGGTGGACAACGACGCGGCGCTGGCCCGCGGCTGGTTCCAGGGCTTCCCAAAAAAGATGGGCTCGATCCGGCAGACGCGGGCGTTCGCCGTGCCGGGCCAGGCATCCCCGATCGTCGGCCCCGGCGGCCGCTTCGGCGCCAGCCTGTCGGCCAACGGGCGGCGGCTGGCCGAAGCGCAGATCACCCTCCAGTCGCCGTCGGCCACGCTGCCCGCGCTGGGCCGGCCGATCGTGAACCTGCGCCACTTCCCGCGCCTGCTCGCCGGCCAGTACCGCAACCCGTCCGTGCACGAGCTGACCCAGTCCGTGCTGGACACCCCGGTCGTCGGCAACAACTGGAGCGGCACCAGCTCGCTGACCTTCTTCGCCGCGCCCGGCGAGGAACTGGCCGACCTGGCGCCCGTGCGCACCGGCGCCGGCTTCCGCGGCTCGCTGTCCTACACGGTGACGACGCTGAAGATGCTCACCGGCCCGGACGCCGGCTGA
- a CDS encoding TetR/AcrR family transcriptional regulator, which translates to MPKVVDHEQRRQEIAAAVWRLASTSGLESVSLRQVAAEAGVSMRLVQYYFETKHGMLLYALKHLNEVLEQRVRARLDLGREPTAREIIRASLLELVPVDEHGRMVSLVFIAFFVRALNDPDMGEAFRGDGTDELAAFFAGLIRDSQAAGASPAWLDPEREVATLIAVANGMGPDVLVGTATAEKVLATLDYNLDRVFPPVD; encoded by the coding sequence GTGCCGAAAGTGGTCGACCATGAGCAGCGGCGGCAGGAGATCGCCGCGGCGGTCTGGCGGCTGGCCAGCACGTCCGGGCTGGAATCGGTGAGCCTGCGCCAGGTCGCGGCCGAGGCCGGCGTCTCGATGCGGCTCGTGCAGTACTACTTCGAGACCAAGCACGGGATGCTGCTGTACGCGCTCAAGCACCTGAACGAGGTGCTGGAACAACGTGTGCGGGCCCGGCTGGACCTCGGCCGCGAGCCGACGGCCCGGGAGATCATCCGGGCCTCGCTGCTCGAACTCGTGCCGGTCGACGAGCACGGGCGGATGGTTTCCCTGGTGTTCATCGCGTTTTTCGTGCGGGCACTGAATGATCCGGACATGGGCGAGGCGTTCCGCGGCGACGGCACGGACGAGCTGGCGGCCTTCTTTGCCGGCCTGATCAGGGATTCCCAGGCCGCCGGCGCCTCGCCGGCGTGGCTGGATCCCGAACGTGAGGTGGCGACGCTGATCGCCGTGGCCAACGGGATGGGGCCGGACGTGCTGGTCGGGACCGCGACCGCCGAGAAGGTGCTGGCCACGTTGGACTACAACCTGGATCGCGTTTTCCCGCCGGTGGACTGA
- a CDS encoding ABC transporter ATP-binding protein, which produces MDSWMLMRGAMARADTPSQVRRGTLRRVLEFARPHWGKLGVFLALTVVDAFLAVSTPVLAGRVVDAIITRAAIGVVVGLALLIALVALVSAGTSLVERWQSSRIGEGLIYDLRRTVFEHVQRMPVAFFTRTRTGALVSRLNNDVIGAQRAFTSSLSGLVTNVIQLVLTLVVMLSLSWQVTLLALVLLPAFLLPARRMGTRMAGLEREAAGLNASMTNQMTERFSAPGATLVKLFGRPKAEAEEFGDKARRVRDIGVKSAMATRWFLTGMSLLPTVAQAVVYGVGGWLALTGQLAAGTVVSLALLLTRLYTPLAALANARVDIMTALVSFERVFEVLDVRPMIQEAERTEPLPTGPVSVEFDDVRFGYPSADQVSLASLEAVANLDTRGGQEVLHGISFRAEPGQLVALVGSSGAGKSTLASLVPRLYDVNSGAVRLSDVDVRRLSFDDVRGAVGVVTQDGHLFHDTIDANLRYARPDATDDEVWDAIERARLGDLIRSLPDGLETVVGERGYRLSGGERQRLTIARLLLARPRVVILDEATAHLDSESEVAVQAALTEALQGRTALVIAHRLSTIRSADQILVIEDGTVVERGTHAALMAAGGRYADLHNTQFREEPTAAV; this is translated from the coding sequence ATGGATTCCTGGATGTTGATGCGCGGGGCGATGGCCAGGGCGGACACGCCCAGCCAGGTGCGCCGCGGGACCCTGCGGCGGGTGCTGGAGTTCGCCCGCCCGCACTGGGGCAAGCTCGGGGTGTTCCTCGCGCTGACGGTGGTGGACGCGTTCCTCGCCGTGAGCACGCCGGTGCTGGCCGGCCGGGTGGTCGACGCGATCATCACCAGGGCGGCCATCGGCGTGGTGGTCGGACTGGCCCTGCTGATCGCGCTGGTCGCCCTGGTCAGCGCGGGCACCAGCCTGGTCGAGCGCTGGCAGTCGTCACGGATCGGCGAGGGCCTGATCTACGATCTGCGCCGCACGGTGTTCGAGCACGTGCAGCGCATGCCGGTCGCCTTCTTCACCCGGACGCGGACCGGCGCACTGGTCAGCCGCCTGAACAACGACGTGATCGGCGCGCAGCGCGCGTTCACGTCCTCCCTGTCGGGCCTGGTCACCAACGTGATCCAGCTGGTGCTGACGCTGGTCGTGATGCTGTCGCTGTCGTGGCAGGTCACGCTGCTGGCGCTGGTGCTGCTGCCGGCGTTCCTGTTGCCGGCCAGGCGGATGGGCACCCGGATGGCCGGGCTGGAGCGGGAGGCCGCCGGGCTGAACGCGTCGATGACCAACCAGATGACCGAGCGCTTCTCCGCGCCGGGGGCCACCCTGGTCAAGCTGTTCGGCCGGCCCAAGGCCGAGGCCGAGGAGTTCGGCGACAAGGCCCGCCGGGTGCGGGACATCGGCGTGAAGTCGGCGATGGCCACCCGCTGGTTCCTCACCGGCATGTCGCTGCTGCCGACCGTGGCCCAGGCCGTCGTGTACGGCGTCGGCGGTTGGCTGGCGCTGACCGGGCAGCTGGCCGCCGGCACCGTGGTGTCGCTGGCGCTGCTGCTGACCCGGCTCTACACGCCGCTGGCCGCGCTGGCCAACGCCCGCGTGGACATCATGACCGCCCTGGTGTCGTTCGAGCGGGTCTTCGAGGTGCTGGACGTGCGTCCGATGATCCAGGAGGCCGAGCGCACCGAGCCGCTGCCGACGGGCCCGGTGTCGGTCGAGTTCGACGACGTGCGGTTCGGCTACCCGTCGGCCGACCAGGTGTCGCTGGCCTCGCTGGAGGCGGTGGCCAACCTGGACACCCGCGGCGGCCAGGAAGTGTTGCACGGCATCAGTTTCCGGGCCGAGCCCGGGCAGCTCGTGGCGCTGGTCGGGTCCTCCGGCGCCGGCAAGTCGACACTGGCCTCGCTGGTGCCGCGGCTGTACGACGTGAACTCGGGCGCGGTTCGGCTGTCCGATGTGGACGTTCGCCGGCTGTCGTTCGACGACGTGCGGGGCGCGGTCGGCGTGGTGACCCAGGACGGGCACCTGTTCCACGACACCATCGACGCCAACCTGCGCTACGCGCGGCCGGACGCCACCGACGACGAGGTGTGGGACGCGATCGAGCGGGCCCGCCTCGGCGACCTGATCCGGAGCCTGCCCGACGGCCTGGAGACCGTGGTCGGTGAACGCGGCTACCGGCTGTCCGGCGGCGAGCGGCAGCGGCTGACCATCGCCCGGCTGCTGCTGGCCCGGCCCCGCGTGGTGATCCTGGACGAGGCGACCGCGCACCTGGACTCCGAGTCGGAGGTCGCGGTGCAGGCCGCGCTGACCGAGGCATTGCAGGGCCGGACCGCGCTGGTCATCGCGCACCGCCTGTCCACCATCCGCAGCGCCGACCAGATCCTGGTGATCGAGGACGGCACGGTGGTGGAGCGGGGCACCCACGCCGCGCTGATGGCCGCCGGCGGACGTTATGCGGACCTGCACAACACGCAGTTCCGCGAGGAGCCGACGGCAGCGGTCTAG